A single region of the Desulfatiglans anilini DSM 4660 genome encodes:
- a CDS encoding enoyl-CoA hydratase/isomerase family protein, which produces MNEAEILLGKDQGIWTITLNRPSYMNSFNKTALQSLAEYLRLAKESTDCSVVVITGQGPKAFSSGADVHTFLEEKKKALGIDWSKLGQNVFAMLDEIGKPSIAAINGIAFGGAFELALACTFRIASEEARFSFPEINLGFIPGWGGTQRATRLLGPAVALELILTGSVIDASRALALGIVSQVVPGDRLMETARELALKMVGKPPLAIRFALEAVHAGLDVSLKEGLKLEGGLAAMAVLSEDAQEGIKAFFEKRKPVFRGC; this is translated from the coding sequence ATGAATGAAGCGGAAATACTGCTCGGCAAGGATCAAGGCATTTGGACGATTACCTTAAATCGTCCTTCGTATATGAACAGCTTCAATAAGACTGCGCTCCAAAGTTTGGCTGAGTATCTCCGCCTTGCAAAAGAGAGCACGGACTGTTCTGTCGTCGTTATTACGGGGCAGGGGCCGAAGGCTTTCAGCAGCGGCGCTGATGTCCATACCTTCCTCGAGGAGAAAAAAAAGGCGCTCGGGATAGACTGGTCCAAGTTGGGACAGAATGTCTTCGCCATGCTCGACGAGATCGGCAAACCCTCGATAGCGGCGATCAACGGGATTGCTTTTGGTGGGGCGTTCGAACTCGCCTTGGCCTGCACCTTCCGCATCGCCTCGGAAGAGGCCCGGTTTAGTTTTCCGGAAATCAATCTGGGTTTTATCCCCGGCTGGGGAGGGACCCAGCGGGCCACGCGGCTTCTCGGGCCTGCGGTCGCATTGGAATTGATCCTCACCGGCTCCGTGATCGATGCCTCCAGGGCCTTGGCCTTGGGGATTGTCAGTCAGGTCGTTCCAGGTGACCGCCTCATGGAAACGGCCCGTGAGCTTGCGCTGAAAATGGTGGGTAAGCCTCCGCTGGCGATCCGTTTCGCATTGGAAGCGGTGCACGCGGGGCTGGATGTGTCATTGAAAGAGGGTTTGAAACTGGAGGGGGGCCTCGCGGCCATGGCCGTTCTCAGCGAGGATGCCCAGGAAGGCATCAAGGCGTTTTTTGAAAAGAGA
- a CDS encoding sigma-54 interaction domain-containing protein, translated as MSSRTHEKQTEIILDSIADGVFTVDAQWRITSFNRSAEKVTGIPREEALGRHCWDVFRASICESECSLRRTMETGRPVLNQTIFIVNSAGDRIPVSISTALLREEDGQVIGGVESFRDLSVVEELRKELKGRQSFFDIISKNKEMQRLFGVLEQVSESDATVLLVGESGTGKELFAKAIHSLSSRRNGPMIALNCAALPDSLLESELFGYEAGAFTDAKKDKPGRLALAEGGTLFLDEIGDVSPALQVRLLRVLQEKTYEPLGAITSRRADVRIVAATNRELEELVREGRFRQDLYYRINVVKLRLPPLRSRKEDIPLLVDFFIKKFNRLSGKEIQGLSPEVLPILMAHHFPGNIRELENIIEYATVVCKSGLIGLEHLPEYLFPRKWRARDTASQKTFDPDMSLEDMERSFILTALREKNWSRKETALRLGMHPSTLWRKMNKLKIDAPRQRGKRDFLKVE; from the coding sequence CATCGCAGATGGGGTCTTTACCGTGGATGCCCAATGGCGGATTACCTCCTTCAACCGCAGCGCCGAAAAGGTAACGGGCATCCCCAGGGAAGAGGCCCTCGGGAGGCATTGCTGGGATGTATTCAGGGCCAGCATCTGTGAAAGCGAGTGTTCGCTGCGTCGCACCATGGAGACCGGGCGGCCGGTGCTGAACCAGACGATCTTCATCGTGAATTCCGCCGGAGATCGGATCCCGGTCAGCATCTCGACGGCCTTGCTCCGGGAGGAGGATGGACAGGTCATCGGCGGAGTGGAAAGCTTCAGAGACTTGAGCGTGGTCGAGGAACTCCGCAAGGAGCTCAAGGGCCGGCAGTCCTTTTTCGACATCATCAGCAAGAACAAGGAGATGCAGCGCCTCTTCGGGGTGCTGGAGCAGGTCTCGGAGAGTGATGCCACGGTCCTTCTCGTGGGCGAGAGCGGAACGGGCAAGGAGTTGTTCGCCAAGGCCATCCACTCGTTGAGTTCGCGGAGAAACGGTCCGATGATCGCCCTGAATTGTGCGGCTTTGCCGGACAGCCTGCTCGAGTCGGAGTTGTTTGGTTATGAGGCCGGTGCCTTTACGGATGCGAAGAAGGATAAGCCCGGGCGGCTGGCGCTGGCAGAGGGGGGAACCCTGTTTCTGGACGAGATCGGGGATGTGTCGCCCGCCCTTCAAGTGCGCCTGCTGCGTGTCCTGCAGGAAAAAACCTATGAACCTCTTGGGGCCATCACCTCCCGCAGGGCTGATGTGCGGATCGTTGCAGCGACGAACCGGGAACTGGAGGAACTGGTGCGTGAGGGCCGGTTCCGGCAGGATCTCTATTACCGCATCAACGTGGTAAAGCTGCGTCTGCCGCCGCTGCGAAGCCGCAAAGAGGACATCCCCCTGCTGGTCGATTTCTTCATCAAGAAGTTCAACCGGCTTTCCGGCAAGGAGATCCAAGGCCTTTCGCCGGAGGTGCTGCCCATCCTGATGGCACACCATTTCCCTGGTAACATCAGAGAATTGGAGAATATCATCGAGTATGCCACCGTTGTGTGCAAGTCTGGTTTGATAGGGCTCGAGCATCTGCCGGAATATCTGTTCCCGCGCAAGTGGCGGGCTCGGGACACTGCTTCACAGAAGACCTTCGATCCGGATATGTCGCTCGAGGACATGGAGCGGAGCTTCATCCTGACGGCCCTCCGCGAGAAGAACTGGAGCCGGAAGGAGACGGCACTAAGGCTCGGCATGCATCCTTCCACCCTTTGGCGCAAAATGAACAAGCTGAAGATCGATGCACCCCGTCAACGAGGGAAACGGGACTTCCTCAAGGTGGAGTAG
- a CDS encoding acyl-CoA dehydrogenase family protein: MNFELSKEQKDIKRAAREFAEGEIREVAKEYDRREEFPKDLWRKACELGFVGVYIKEEHGGADLGLLECCLITEEFWRVDPGCGCVLLSSFGAETLQNHGTKEQKEKYLPPIPAGEAIMGTAVTEPDAGSDIFGVRTTAFKDGEDYLINGSKIFITNGTIADYLAVFCLTDPDAKNRYGRYSMIMMETDRAGFEASKIKGKLGIRASDTAELSFSDVRVPAGNLIGGKEGNGFEQIMELFNMNRVVAASQGVGVGQGALDQTIAHVKKRQAFGSAIGKFQAVQFKLAEMATMVEAARVLTYQAAWLLDNGKTDPKLIAMAKWLSGETGVRVTDDALQLHGGYGYINEYDIERFYRDAKIVEIYEATKEMEKNTIARQLLGRF, from the coding sequence ATGAATTTCGAACTGAGCAAGGAGCAGAAGGATATTAAAAGAGCTGCACGCGAGTTCGCAGAAGGCGAGATCCGTGAGGTGGCCAAGGAATATGACCGCCGTGAAGAGTTTCCGAAGGATCTTTGGCGGAAGGCCTGCGAGTTGGGCTTTGTGGGTGTTTACATCAAGGAGGAGCACGGGGGCGCGGATCTCGGGTTGCTGGAGTGCTGCCTGATCACCGAGGAGTTCTGGCGGGTCGATCCCGGCTGCGGTTGTGTCCTCCTGTCCTCCTTTGGCGCGGAGACCCTGCAAAACCACGGGACAAAGGAGCAGAAGGAGAAATATCTTCCTCCGATCCCTGCGGGGGAAGCCATCATGGGGACGGCGGTCACGGAGCCGGATGCGGGCAGCGATATCTTCGGTGTGAGGACGACAGCCTTCAAGGATGGTGAGGATTACCTCATCAACGGATCGAAGATTTTCATCACGAACGGCACCATCGCCGATTATCTGGCGGTTTTCTGCCTGACGGATCCGGATGCCAAAAACCGGTATGGCCGTTACTCCATGATCATGATGGAGACCGATCGCGCGGGGTTCGAGGCCTCGAAGATCAAAGGCAAGCTCGGTATCCGCGCTTCCGATACAGCCGAACTGTCCTTCAGCGATGTCCGGGTTCCGGCCGGCAATCTCATCGGGGGTAAAGAGGGGAACGGCTTCGAGCAGATCATGGAACTCTTCAACATGAATCGTGTCGTTGCAGCCTCTCAAGGGGTGGGCGTAGGGCAGGGCGCGCTGGATCAGACCATCGCCCATGTCAAGAAGCGGCAGGCCTTCGGCAGCGCCATCGGAAAATTTCAGGCCGTCCAGTTCAAATTGGCTGAAATGGCAACCATGGTGGAGGCGGCGCGCGTGTTGACCTACCAGGCCGCCTGGCTCTTGGACAACGGCAAAACGGATCCGAAGCTCATCGCGATGGCTAAGTGGTTATCCGGCGAGACAGGCGTCCGTGTGACCGATGACGCCCTTCAGCTGCACGGCGGCTATGGCTACATCAATGAATATGACATTGAGCGCTTTTACCGGGATGCCAAGATCGTTGAAATTTACGAGGCGACCAAGGAAATGGAGAAAAACACGATCGCCCGGCAGCTTTTGGGAAGATTTTAA
- a CDS encoding 3-hydroxyacyl-CoA dehydrogenase family protein: MALKKVGILGCGAMGSGIVQVVLQGGYEVVVREMDQEALARGISHVNASLEKLVKKERLTQEQKAGLIKHLKGTVELEDLADCDLIIEAVFEDLETKNALFKVLDGCCRADTIFATNTSSLSVTRMAAETNRKERFAGLHFFYPAPVMPLVEIIKTISLAPEVLEELQAFAKNLKKFPIVAKDNAGFIVNLLLTPFLLDAIRAVGNSVAGVTDIDAGIKLGLGHPVGPLMLADMIGLNLIGKAADTMFEEYKDLRYAPPPLLRKMVIMGYHGMKTGKGFYDWSDPKNPVPVQLDF, encoded by the coding sequence ATGGCGCTTAAAAAAGTCGGGATCCTTGGATGCGGAGCCATGGGGTCAGGCATTGTGCAGGTGGTGCTTCAAGGCGGATATGAGGTTGTCGTCAGGGAAATGGATCAGGAAGCCTTGGCGAGGGGGATAAGCCATGTCAACGCTTCCCTTGAAAAGTTGGTTAAAAAGGAGCGCTTGACGCAGGAGCAGAAGGCTGGCCTGATCAAGCATCTCAAAGGTACAGTGGAGTTGGAGGATTTGGCGGATTGCGATCTGATTATCGAGGCGGTTTTCGAAGACCTCGAGACCAAGAACGCCCTTTTCAAGGTGCTGGATGGGTGCTGCAGGGCGGACACGATATTCGCCACCAATACGTCGTCGTTGTCTGTCACCAGGATGGCGGCGGAGACGAACAGAAAGGAGCGCTTTGCAGGACTCCATTTTTTTTATCCAGCCCCGGTGATGCCCCTCGTCGAGATCATCAAGACCATTTCTCTGGCCCCGGAAGTGCTTGAGGAGCTTCAGGCGTTCGCGAAAAACCTGAAGAAGTTCCCCATTGTGGCCAAGGATAACGCTGGATTCATCGTCAACCTCCTGCTGACCCCTTTTCTGCTGGATGCGATTCGCGCTGTAGGGAACTCGGTTGCCGGCGTGACGGACATCGATGCAGGGATAAAGCTTGGCCTTGGCCATCCAGTCGGACCGTTGATGCTCGCGGATATGATCGGCCTGAATCTGATAGGCAAGGCGGCCGATACGATGTTCGAAGAGTACAAGGACCTTCGTTACGCGCCGCCGCCGCTTCTCAGAAAAATGGTGATTATGGGATACCATGGCATGAAAACTGGCAAGGGATTTTATGACTGGTCCGATCCGAAGAATCCCGTGCCGGTCCAATTGGATTTCTAA